The proteins below come from a single Coprobacter tertius genomic window:
- a CDS encoding FimB/Mfa2 family fimbrial subunit, with product MRVIRYIFLVVLPVMCLFSCSEDTLDGRKPGVSSEIRNKKETVTFINKTNNAIIYAFRKEGEGYWYNSTIGEHWNEGKIKVSMPMGEYKFLFSESSGNNFMLIPETLTPITNYKDVMFVVKPDVLNNGCLMPSGELFLQEYQIADSVYSISSGSTITCTLKRAVSQLRITVKQGYKHGDEYIPVPYEQGHSMADIFENIQVEITGVGKCVNASGTYDTGKSLSTYSIDKNVLTADGFIDIDGPFFLPSSNSERKISLKVSLNPVDGSPFQKMEKLLTGHAERNEQLEIRLWVNSAYKLIGITLDRIPISEKITGDNGMWN from the coding sequence ATGAGGGTCATACGGTATATTTTTTTAGTCGTTTTGCCTGTAATGTGTTTGTTTTCTTGTTCTGAAGATACTCTCGATGGCAGAAAGCCAGGAGTATCTTCAGAAATAAGAAATAAAAAAGAAACAGTGACTTTTATAAATAAAACGAATAATGCCATAATTTATGCTTTTCGAAAAGAAGGGGAAGGTTATTGGTATAATTCGACGATTGGAGAGCATTGGAACGAGGGTAAAATAAAAGTCAGCATGCCAATGGGTGAATATAAATTTTTGTTTTCTGAATCATCCGGAAATAATTTTATGCTTATCCCTGAAACTTTAACTCCGATTACAAATTACAAAGACGTAATGTTTGTAGTTAAGCCCGACGTTTTAAATAACGGCTGTCTGATGCCTTCGGGAGAATTATTTTTACAGGAATACCAAATTGCTGATTCTGTTTATTCAATCAGTTCGGGCAGTACGATAACATGTACCCTTAAAAGGGCTGTATCGCAATTGCGCATAACTGTAAAACAAGGTTATAAACATGGAGATGAATATATTCCGGTTCCTTATGAACAAGGACATTCTATGGCAGACATATTTGAAAATATACAAGTTGAAATCACGGGCGTTGGTAAGTGTGTAAATGCTTCGGGAACATACGATACGGGAAAGTCGTTATCAACCTATTCGATTGATAAAAATGTGCTTACTGCTGATGGATTTATCGATATCGACGGACCTTTTTTTCTTCCTTCTTCAAATTCGGAAAGAAAAATATCTCTAAAAGTATCGCTTAATCCGGTTGATGGTTCTCCATTTCAGAAAATGGAAAAATTGTTAACGGGACATGCTGAACGTAATGAACAATTAGAAATTAGGCTATGGGTTAACTCTGCCTATAAATTAATTGGAATCACCCTTGATAGAATCCCTATTTCGGAAAAAATAACAGGTGACAATGGAATGTGGAATTGA
- a CDS encoding OmpA family protein: MKAKDRNNDDIRIGNKDIFRSGNYLNIGFSIDYSQLNIGAEEQMMLRPILINGLDTLRLPFVLFTGKIREKVNHRQKILYDKQNVFGEPYRVIPLTEDRSDVNYTAKVNFKNWMYGSKLYLMRKISGCAECNKELGAIPVMQFHKRPLAYFAVPFSEPKVREKLVVARLNFHQGSAVLNPEFDNNAIELSTINAVIDTIVGDTAIVPQLIALTGYASPEGNFSYNTRLSEKRAEALKHYLINKRSINEDLFTVGSESEDWLSVRQKVDSSEIPLRNEIISIIDMTDHPDARDEKIRNLDGGYTYRYLLNNIYPLLRRVECKFQYRIMPFTVESGKIILKYKPEQLNMNELYQIASTYSQGSSDFNNIIEISYDLYPQNVFAHNNMAAIAINNGDYIQARNYLVDFENDPVVQNNLGVLLLYEGDWKKALKCFEEAEKNGCKEASYNRNELMLMYK, encoded by the coding sequence ATGAAAGCTAAAGATCGGAATAATGACGATATAAGAATAGGAAATAAAGATATATTTCGTTCGGGTAATTATTTAAATATAGGTTTTTCTATCGATTATTCCCAATTAAATATAGGTGCTGAAGAGCAAATGATGCTGAGACCCATATTGATAAACGGACTGGATACTCTTCGTTTGCCGTTTGTCCTTTTTACCGGTAAAATTCGGGAGAAGGTTAATCACAGGCAAAAAATATTGTATGACAAGCAAAATGTATTTGGTGAACCGTATCGCGTTATTCCGCTTACAGAAGACCGATCTGATGTTAATTATACGGCTAAAGTTAATTTTAAAAATTGGATGTATGGAAGCAAGTTATATTTAATGCGTAAGATTTCGGGGTGTGCCGAATGCAATAAAGAACTTGGTGCGATCCCTGTTATGCAATTTCATAAAAGGCCTTTAGCCTATTTTGCCGTTCCGTTTTCTGAACCTAAGGTAAGAGAGAAATTGGTGGTGGCAAGATTGAATTTTCATCAGGGAAGTGCCGTACTAAATCCAGAATTCGATAATAATGCTATCGAATTATCTACGATAAATGCTGTGATAGATACCATTGTTGGTGATACAGCTATCGTTCCTCAATTAATTGCGTTAACCGGTTATGCTTCTCCCGAAGGAAATTTCTCTTATAATACACGCTTATCGGAAAAACGGGCTGAAGCATTAAAACATTACCTGATAAATAAACGATCTATTAATGAGGATTTATTTACTGTTGGTTCAGAATCGGAAGATTGGTTGAGCGTACGTCAAAAAGTAGATAGTTCAGAAATCCCATTACGGAATGAGATTATCTCTATAATTGATATGACGGATCATCCGGATGCCCGAGATGAAAAAATAAGAAATTTAGATGGTGGGTATACCTATAGATATTTATTAAATAATATTTATCCGCTTCTTAGGAGAGTTGAATGCAAGTTTCAGTATCGGATTATGCCTTTTACGGTAGAATCAGGAAAAATAATATTGAAATATAAACCCGAACAGCTGAATATGAATGAACTTTACCAAATCGCTTCTACTTATTCGCAAGGTTCTTCTGATTTTAATAATATAATAGAAATTTCATACGACTTATACCCTCAAAATGTTTTTGCGCATAATAATATGGCAGCTATTGCTATAAATAACGGAGACTATATTCAGGCCAGAAATTACTTGGTAGATTTTGAAAACGATCCTGTTGTACAAAATAATTTAGGAGTCTTGTTACTTTATGAAGGTGATTGGAAAAAAGCTCTAAAATGTTTCGAAGAGGCTGAAAAAAATGGATGCAAAGAAGCTTCTTATAACCGCAATGAATTAATGTTGATGTATAAATAA
- a CDS encoding DUF3575 domain-containing protein — MKKIFLIVFLSGLACYTSWGQKVAVKSNLLYAVSTTLNLGVEFGLSSKWSFDLSGNYNPWKFGKYRLKHGLIQPEIRYWLCEKFNGHFWGLHGIYATYNVGGLFFNDNMKHNRYQGHLFGCGIVYGYHWVLNDHWNLETSLGIGYARLSDKKYPIATCGEIIKKQNHNYYGPTKLAVSIIYIIK; from the coding sequence ATGAAAAAGATATTTTTGATCGTATTTTTATCGGGGTTAGCGTGCTATACTTCATGGGGACAGAAAGTTGCCGTTAAATCAAATCTTCTGTACGCTGTATCGACTACTCTTAATCTAGGCGTTGAATTCGGACTCAGCAGTAAATGGTCGTTCGATTTATCGGGGAATTATAATCCTTGGAAATTCGGAAAATACAGATTAAAACATGGCCTTATACAACCGGAAATACGTTATTGGTTGTGTGAAAAGTTTAACGGACATTTTTGGGGATTACACGGTATTTACGCCACTTATAATGTCGGAGGCCTTTTTTTTAATGATAATATGAAACATAATCGATATCAAGGTCATTTATTCGGTTGTGGTATTGTATATGGTTATCATTGGGTTTTGAATGACCATTGGAATCTCGAAACTTCATTAGGAATTGGCTACGCTCGTCTTTCTGATAAAAAATATCCAATAGCAACTTGTGGAGAAATAATTAAGAAACAGAATCACAATTATTATGGCCCTACGAAATTGGCCGTGAGTATAATATATATAATAAAATAA
- a CDS encoding TlpA disulfide reductase family protein, whose translation MKTIFISLLLCLGSVSVSAQKQSFTLKAEIEGMQKGDTVYIYRENVLEPSDRTVDVVLAKKKNGFEYKKKNDGASFYTLEYHPIDTAVSARNREMLLFLGKGTVKLKGTADRFNLAEKSGAEYENSLVARYTFLKDSVGRVEADVYDKYDKARKDKNSAAMKEVLVEFTQVNNGPDWDKVSMQLANESTDTEYGAALYLWNSSLLSSAEMEKRLSEMDSEIQKTYTADLIRQVIDMKKKTEPGAVAPDFTLYVNDTTHVSLSDYKGKYLLLFYWGPSVGSYRINPEIEKIYYTYHSKGLEILDLVQNSVDPDALMTYKPEVYRQLSPMLHHIWKTVYTSYPDNAYIAERYNLTAMPLLILISPEGKIIARNFGNYGEIIQKLERAMSK comes from the coding sequence ATGAAAACTATATTTATATCTTTATTATTATGTCTGGGATCTGTGTCTGTATCTGCCCAGAAACAATCTTTTACTTTAAAGGCCGAAATAGAGGGTATGCAAAAAGGAGATACCGTATATATATATCGTGAAAATGTTCTTGAACCATCAGATCGTACGGTCGATGTTGTTTTAGCAAAAAAGAAAAACGGATTCGAATATAAAAAGAAAAATGACGGGGCATCGTTTTATACTCTCGAATATCATCCGATTGATACGGCCGTAAGTGCAAGAAATCGTGAAATGTTGCTTTTTTTGGGAAAGGGTACTGTAAAGCTTAAAGGAACTGCTGATCGTTTTAATCTTGCAGAAAAGAGCGGCGCAGAGTATGAAAATTCTCTGGTTGCCCGATATACATTTTTGAAAGATAGTGTAGGCCGGGTCGAAGCAGATGTTTATGATAAATATGATAAAGCTCGCAAAGATAAGAATTCTGCGGCTATGAAAGAAGTATTGGTGGAGTTTACGCAAGTTAATAACGGACCTGATTGGGATAAAGTCAGTATGCAGTTAGCTAACGAATCTACCGATACAGAATATGGCGCAGCTTTATATTTGTGGAATTCATCGTTATTATCGTCGGCTGAAATGGAAAAACGTCTTTCAGAAATGGATTCTGAAATACAAAAAACTTATACAGCCGATTTGATACGTCAGGTGATCGATATGAAAAAGAAAACCGAACCGGGGGCCGTTGCTCCCGATTTTACGCTTTATGTTAACGATACAACGCATGTTTCATTGAGTGATTATAAAGGTAAATACTTGTTATTGTTTTATTGGGGGCCTTCTGTTGGGAGTTATCGTATCAACCCTGAGATAGAGAAGATATATTATACATATCATTCTAAGGGCCTTGAAATTCTTGACTTAGTACAAAATAGTGTAGATCCGGATGCTCTTATGACCTATAAGCCCGAAGTATATCGTCAGTTGAGTCCCATGTTACATCATATATGGAAGACTGTATATACTTCATATCCCGATAATGCATATATTGCCGAACGCTATAATCTTACCGCTATGCCGTTGCTTATACTTATTTCTCCTGAGGGGAAAATAATTGCTCGTAATTTTGGAAATTATGGGGAGATCATTCAGAAGTTAGAGAGGGCGATGTCAAAATGA
- the map gene encoding type I methionyl aminopeptidase — translation MPKKRINNWRIIKGQSLTALDKRILYLQNKGHLVPIRNLVKTPEQIEGIRRSGTINTGVLDLVQSEIKEGMSTEEIDRLVYDYTVSQGAIPAPLNFEGFPKSVCTSINEVVCHGIPDKNRILRNGDIINVDVSTILDGYYSDASRMFMIGEVSPEKQRLVNVTKECLEIGMKAARPFGFVGDIGHAIQKHAEKNGYSVVRDLCGHGVGLAFHEEPEVNHFGKKGTGMVLVPGMIFTIEPMINMGTYEVFIDAADGWTVITADRKPSAQWEHTLLMTENGVEILTF, via the coding sequence ATGCCTAAGAAACGGATAAATAATTGGCGGATCATTAAAGGACAATCTCTTACAGCACTAGATAAAAGGATATTATATCTACAAAATAAAGGGCATCTTGTACCTATTCGTAATTTAGTGAAAACGCCGGAACAAATTGAAGGTATCAGGCGCAGTGGAACGATAAACACGGGAGTTCTTGACCTTGTACAAAGTGAAATAAAGGAAGGCATGTCGACTGAGGAAATCGATCGTTTAGTTTATGACTATACTGTTTCTCAGGGGGCTATACCGGCACCATTAAATTTCGAAGGTTTTCCGAAAAGTGTATGTACGTCGATTAATGAAGTCGTATGCCATGGAATACCCGATAAAAATCGTATTTTAAGGAATGGAGATATTATTAACGTCGATGTATCTACAATTCTCGATGGTTATTATTCCGATGCTTCCCGTATGTTTATGATCGGAGAGGTTTCTCCAGAAAAACAACGCTTGGTCAACGTAACAAAAGAATGTCTTGAAATAGGTATGAAAGCAGCCCGACCATTCGGGTTTGTCGGTGATATTGGTCATGCAATACAAAAGCATGCCGAAAAAAACGGATATTCTGTTGTTAGGGATTTATGCGGACATGGAGTCGGGTTGGCATTTCATGAGGAACCAGAAGTGAATCATTTCGGGAAAAAAGGAACGGGTATGGTTTTAGTTCCCGGCATGATTTTTACGATCGAGCCTATGATAAATATGGGTACTTATGAAGTTTTTATCGATGCTGCAGATGGCTGGACAGTTATTACGGCCGACCGGAAACCTTCGGCTCAATGGGAACATACTTTATTAATGACGGAAAATGGTGTGGAGATACTTACTTTTTAA
- a CDS encoding aldo/keto reductase, translating into MKKIVTFVDDTQVCALGQGTWNMGDYPPRRIDEIRVLQAGIEMGMTAIDTAEMYGNGRSEQLVGEAIAGRRDKVFLITKILPSNATREGTKIACERSLKRLATDYIDLYLLHWAGVHPFEETVSGMLDLQKQGKIRQWGVSNMDVEDMENFFSIKEGNSCAADEVLYNLTRRGIEYDLIPWAQKHDFPLIAYSPVEQGRLLNHPVLREIAESHTATPVQIALAWVLRNPGIMAIPKASSLKHVEENYKSLSINLTSDDMKRLDEAFPYPDHKIPLEVI; encoded by the coding sequence ATGAAAAAAATAGTAACATTCGTAGACGACACTCAAGTATGTGCTTTAGGGCAGGGAACCTGGAATATGGGCGATTATCCGCCTCGCCGTATAGATGAAATAAGAGTTTTGCAAGCAGGTATAGAAATGGGGATGACCGCAATCGATACTGCTGAAATGTATGGAAATGGAAGATCGGAACAGCTTGTCGGTGAAGCAATAGCAGGGCGGAGAGATAAAGTTTTTCTTATTACGAAAATATTGCCCTCAAATGCGACTCGAGAAGGCACTAAAATCGCTTGTGAAAGAAGTTTGAAAAGGCTTGCAACCGATTATATCGATCTTTATTTGCTTCACTGGGCCGGAGTGCACCCGTTTGAGGAGACGGTATCCGGAATGCTTGACTTGCAGAAACAGGGGAAAATACGTCAATGGGGGGTCAGTAATATGGATGTAGAGGATATGGAAAATTTTTTCTCGATTAAAGAGGGGAATTCGTGTGCTGCCGATGAGGTCCTTTATAATCTGACACGCAGGGGTATAGAGTATGACCTGATACCTTGGGCACAGAAACATGATTTTCCTTTAATTGCGTATTCTCCTGTAGAGCAAGGTCGGTTGCTTAATCATCCGGTTTTGCGTGAAATAGCAGAAAGTCATACTGCCACACCTGTTCAGATCGCTTTGGCTTGGGTTTTAAGGAATCCCGGGATAATGGCTATACCGAAAGCGTCATCTCTGAAACATGTTGAAGAAAATTATAAGAGTTTATCGATAAATCTTACTAGCGATGATATGAAACGTCTCGACGAGGCATTTCCTTATCCAGATCATAAAATTCCGTTAGAAGTAATATAA
- a CDS encoding DUF6108 family protein: MKKIFILILYFLCLAINSGAQKGLNVSTLFSGEYNKNSNAVVVIMKGRELESYKLSFFHSISVKNSEYDVAKFEKAVLADGKNAVNSKVIKNGNKVLAAYYQLPPALNSDKDANRFILFHKENSGNATIIYLEGKTDLDALIKIFINKKK; the protein is encoded by the coding sequence ATGAAAAAAATTTTTATACTTATACTTTATTTTTTATGTCTGGCTATAAATTCCGGGGCACAGAAAGGCTTAAATGTGTCTACTTTATTTTCGGGTGAGTATAATAAAAATTCGAATGCTGTTGTAGTGATAATGAAAGGGAGGGAGTTAGAATCATATAAATTGTCTTTCTTTCATAGTATATCGGTGAAAAATTCGGAATATGATGTCGCAAAGTTCGAAAAAGCAGTGTTGGCCGATGGAAAAAACGCGGTTAATAGTAAAGTTATAAAAAATGGAAATAAAGTCTTAGCTGCCTATTATCAGCTACCCCCAGCACTAAATAGTGATAAAGATGCGAATCGTTTTATTCTTTTTCATAAAGAAAATAGTGGAAATGCGACGATCATTTATCTCGAGGGAAAAACTGATCTCGACGCCTTGATAAAAATATTTATAAACAAAAAGAAATAA
- a CDS encoding RNA polymerase sigma factor, with product MIRIGNPGLYPKLKMSHEPLVITFIKQKNKLLNIAGNFLGNREDASDVVQEVFCRLWPIKDRIKTENEAASMAVKTAKNICIDRLRREDSLYFSKLDKTQDIGSGEYIQQNFETRETFLIVRQIINEHLSVLQRQILEMKDFEGYEIEEISQKLNMQPTAVRMNLSRARKEIRDQYNRIVHEDRYNG from the coding sequence TTGATAAGGATCGGTAATCCGGGTCTTTATCCCAAATTGAAAATGAGTCACGAACCGTTAGTTATAACTTTCATTAAGCAGAAAAACAAACTGTTGAATATTGCCGGCAATTTTCTGGGGAACAGAGAAGATGCTTCTGATGTAGTACAGGAGGTTTTCTGTAGGCTTTGGCCCATTAAGGATCGTATAAAAACAGAAAACGAGGCGGCTTCGATGGCTGTAAAAACAGCTAAAAATATTTGTATCGATCGGTTGAGACGCGAGGATAGCTTGTATTTTTCGAAACTTGACAAAACACAAGATATTGGGTCTGGTGAATATATTCAGCAAAATTTTGAAACTCGGGAGACTTTTTTAATCGTTCGCCAAATTATAAATGAACATCTTTCTGTTTTACAAAGGCAAATACTTGAAATGAAAGATTTTGAAGGATATGAAATTGAAGAAATATCGCAAAAGCTGAATATGCAGCCTACAGCAGTGCGTATGAATTTATCGAGAGCACGTAAAGAAATTAGGGACCAGTATAATCGTATTGTACATGAAGATAGATATAATGGGTAA
- the dnaG gene encoding DNA primase — MIDQITVDKILDAANILDVVSDFVTLRKRGVNYIGLCPFHDEKTPSFSVSPSKGICKCFSCGKGGSPVHFIMEHEQMSYYEALKYLAKKYNIEIKERELSDEEKQVQSDRESMLIINNFAQEYFTNILFNHVEGRSVGLAYFHERGFRDDIIKKFSLGYSLEQRDALVKEAEKKGFKQEYLIKTGLCLEGQNGYISDRFRGRVIFPVFSLSGKVLAFGGRVLKKSDKLAKYVNSPESEVYHKSNELYGIYQAKQAIVKNDCCFLVEGYTDVLSMHQAGIENVVASSGTSLTPGQIRLIHRFTNNIIVLYDGDAAGIKASLRGIDLILKEGMNIKVVLLPDGDDPDSFSKKQSASSFTEYIKNNEVDFIRFKTNLLLQSAGDDPIKRAALISDIVQSISIIPDSIVRSVYTKECSRLMDINEEVLLREVNKKKFDLLTQKQTPPINTSIEKENKDQETGAETEQNLPETTPETVKEKRKSSPLDSFERTLIRYMVRYGRHILFTVKDENTNENIEWKVIPYIIADLKNDEIEFQHPLYRYMAEVAVKKFEEDSEHLERYFLTHPDENISKLAVDMISEKYQLSKIHTKFQKIDTEEDRLADLVPRALYELKNAIVCQNIKQINDELKKAGKTKDLEKVNSLMSELSTLYEVKAALAKQLGERIVNPS; from the coding sequence ATGATTGATCAAATAACAGTAGATAAAATACTCGACGCTGCCAACATACTTGATGTAGTTTCCGATTTCGTGACCTTACGTAAACGAGGAGTAAACTACATTGGGTTATGTCCGTTCCATGACGAAAAGACCCCTTCTTTCAGCGTATCACCTTCAAAAGGCATTTGTAAGTGTTTTAGTTGCGGTAAAGGCGGAAGCCCCGTCCATTTTATTATGGAACACGAACAGATGTCTTATTATGAGGCCCTTAAATATTTGGCAAAAAAATACAATATAGAAATTAAGGAACGGGAACTGAGTGATGAAGAGAAACAGGTACAAAGCGACCGTGAAAGCATGCTCATCATCAATAATTTCGCACAGGAATATTTTACGAATATACTCTTCAATCATGTCGAAGGTCGATCGGTTGGTTTGGCATACTTTCACGAAAGAGGTTTCCGAGATGATATTATAAAGAAGTTCTCTTTAGGATACTCTCTCGAGCAACGCGATGCGTTGGTTAAAGAAGCCGAAAAAAAAGGATTTAAACAAGAATATCTGATAAAAACCGGCCTTTGTCTCGAAGGTCAAAACGGATATATCAGCGACCGTTTCAGAGGAAGGGTAATTTTCCCGGTTTTTAGTTTATCCGGCAAAGTACTTGCTTTCGGAGGAAGAGTCCTGAAAAAAAGCGACAAGTTGGCAAAATATGTCAACTCACCCGAATCAGAAGTCTATCACAAAAGCAACGAACTTTACGGGATATATCAAGCCAAGCAAGCAATCGTTAAAAATGACTGTTGTTTTCTTGTAGAAGGTTATACCGATGTATTATCTATGCATCAAGCAGGAATCGAAAATGTCGTAGCTTCTTCAGGAACATCGCTTACCCCCGGGCAAATTCGTCTTATACACCGTTTTACCAATAATATTATCGTCTTATATGATGGTGATGCAGCTGGGATAAAAGCCTCGTTACGAGGTATCGACCTCATACTTAAAGAGGGGATGAATATTAAAGTAGTACTGCTACCCGATGGAGACGACCCCGATTCATTCTCGAAAAAACAAAGCGCCTCGTCTTTTACAGAATATATTAAAAATAACGAGGTCGATTTTATACGATTCAAAACCAACTTATTACTCCAATCAGCAGGAGATGACCCTATAAAACGAGCTGCATTAATTTCAGACATCGTTCAAAGTATTTCGATTATACCCGATTCTATTGTTCGTTCGGTATATACCAAAGAATGCAGCCGCCTTATGGACATCAACGAAGAAGTTCTATTGAGAGAAGTAAACAAAAAAAAATTCGATTTACTCACCCAAAAACAAACTCCTCCGATAAATACCTCGATTGAAAAAGAAAATAAAGATCAGGAAACCGGTGCAGAAACAGAACAAAATTTACCGGAAACGACACCAGAAACCGTAAAAGAAAAAAGAAAATCTTCTCCTTTAGATTCATTCGAACGTACCCTTATACGCTATATGGTACGCTATGGCCGTCACATATTATTTACAGTAAAAGACGAAAATACAAATGAAAACATCGAATGGAAAGTGATTCCTTATATCATTGCTGATCTGAAGAATGACGAGATAGAATTTCAGCATCCATTATACCGTTATATGGCAGAAGTCGCTGTTAAAAAATTTGAAGAAGACAGTGAACACCTCGAACGATATTTCTTGACACATCCAGATGAAAATATCAGTAAATTAGCTGTAGATATGATTAGTGAAAAATATCAGTTAAGTAAAATACACACTAAATTTCAAAAAATAGATACTGAAGAAGATCGTTTGGCAGACTTAGTTCCCAGAGCTTTATACGAACTTAAAAACGCAATCGTATGCCAAAATATCAAACAAATAAATGATGAATTAAAAAAAGCGGGCAAAACTAAGGATTTGGAAAAAGTAAACAGTCTTATGTCTGAATTATCTACCTTATACGAAGTAAAAGCCGCCCTTGCCAAACAATTAGGAGAACGCATAGTTAACCCTTCATAA
- a CDS encoding ABC transporter ATP-binding protein encodes MYCIEAIHITKNYTRHTALEDVTVKVPQNVIYGLLGPNGAGKTSLIRIFNRITLPDKGKIFFNGHSLQDKDVQYIGYLPEERGLYKKMKVGEHIIYIGRLKGMSKNDASKEMHGWLEKFGIGEWENKRIDELSKGMQQKIQFIVTVMHSPKLLILDEPFSGFDPINANLLKSEILEFKKKGTTIIISTHNMESVEELCDEISLINHSHVILEGNVDSIRKSHKKNIFRIESNNLIPVSDNRHFHILSQLEDKHKQITFLQKDKDIRSNEILKELVNICDITAFEEILPTMNEIFIEAVTSGDIKS; translated from the coding sequence ATGTATTGTATTGAAGCCATACATATTACTAAAAATTACACTCGCCACACAGCACTTGAAGATGTAACAGTAAAAGTACCCCAAAACGTCATATACGGATTACTGGGTCCCAACGGAGCAGGCAAAACTTCGCTTATTCGTATATTCAACCGTATAACATTACCAGACAAAGGCAAAATATTTTTCAATGGACATTCTTTACAAGATAAAGATGTACAATATATCGGTTATCTGCCAGAAGAACGTGGATTATATAAAAAAATGAAAGTTGGAGAACATATTATTTATATCGGCCGACTAAAAGGAATGAGTAAAAACGATGCTTCGAAAGAAATGCATGGATGGCTTGAAAAATTCGGTATCGGTGAATGGGAAAACAAACGTATCGACGAACTATCGAAAGGAATGCAGCAAAAAATACAATTTATTGTAACGGTAATGCACAGTCCGAAGCTACTTATTTTGGACGAACCTTTTAGTGGATTTGATCCGATAAATGCCAATTTACTGAAATCGGAAATTTTAGAGTTTAAAAAAAAGGGGACGACAATTATTATTTCTACCCATAACATGGAATCGGTAGAAGAACTTTGCGACGAAATATCTTTAATCAATCATTCACATGTCATACTCGAAGGGAATGTAGATTCGATCCGTAAATCCCATAAAAAAAATATTTTCCGTATCGAAAGCAATAATCTCATACCGGTTTCTGATAATAGACATTTTCATATTCTCTCTCAACTGGAAGACAAACACAAACAAATTACTTTTCTGCAAAAAGACAAAGACATAAGATCAAATGAAATATTAAAAGAACTGGTTAATATTTGTGACATTACCGCATTTGAAGAAATTCTTCCTACAATGAACGAAATCTTTATTGAGGCGGTAACGTCCGGCGATATAAAATCATAA